The following nucleotide sequence is from Dryobates pubescens isolate bDryPub1 unplaced genomic scaffold, bDryPub1.pri scaffold_127_arrow_ctg1, whole genome shotgun sequence.
tgcagcctgcaccctgaggctgggctggggcaggctgcagcagggctgggcaaggctgcagcagggctgggcaaggctgcagcagggctggggcaggctgcagcagggctgggcaaggctgcagcagggcttgggctgggcagggcaagcTGCAGTGTGTCTGGGCTgggcaaggctggggaaggctgcagcagggctggggaaggctgcagcagttctgggctggctgcagcagggctggactggctgcagcagggctggggcaggctgcagcggggctggggcaggctgcagcggggctggggcaggctgcagcagggctgggctggctgcagcagttctgggctggctgcagcagggctgggcaggctgcagcagttctgggctggctgcaggagttctgggctggctgcagcagggctgggctggctgcagcagggctggggagggctggctgcagcagttctgggcaggctgcagcagggctgggctggctgcagcagttctgggcaggctctggggttCCTGACCCCATCTCCTTTTGCTCCCCAGGTGACAGAGATCGGGAAGGACGTCCTGGGGCTCAGGATCAGTCCCCTCCAGTTCCGCTAGGCCTGAGCTGGCCGGGCAGGgaacctccctcagctgcccagcagggtgggagccttcccctccctccttcccctcctgctgcctgcaccctgaccctgcccaggccctgccctccccccccccccctccccccacccccccccagcccggctCTTAGCTGCTGCCAAGTAGTTGTCAGTTGtgctgctccctccagcccccacccctggcATAGCCTCCCCCAGGCCCTGGGCCTCTCTCTTGCCCTTGCCAGGGGCTCAGTGTTGGCCTCTGCCaagccccacagcaagctctgcaggacctgctgctgcctcttgcaCCCTGGAAGAAGAAGACCTccaagccctgctgagcctggccagGAGGGAGGAGCTTGAGCCTGGTCCCCTACccccccaggagggctgcagctgagggctgccctgcttggggccagccctgcctggggccagccctgcctgggggctgccctgcctggggccagccctgcctggggccagccctgcctggggccagccctgctgcctccccaagGGCCAGGAGAGCAACTCaggctcccagtgctgctggggggttggTGGTGTTGTGTTGTGCCCTCCAACCAATCAACTTCCCCTCAATAAaggcctctgcccaccctgctacCCCTCCCTTGGGGCTCACTTTGGCTCTtgctggaggcaggggaggttcccttccctcttttcacctccccctcccctctctggcCCCCTGGAGCCACCAAGCTTGGAGAGCTTTGAGGTTTTGCCAGGccctggaggctgcagagcttgcAGCCCTTCCTCCTGGGCCTGCTCATTGCTGGTGGTTAATTGCTGCCACtgctcccccccctcctcctggctctgcctttgcCTGCTGGAGCCTTCAGTCTCTCTCACACCTTGCCTGGAGCCTTTACTCCTTGCCCCTGGGGGACTGAAGAGGCTGCAGGATCTCCAGGGCTTGCAGAGATGTCCTCACAtcgagctgaggagcagagggcagggcctgggagcttctgcttctgccttggagcTCCTGCCTTGGTGCTGCCTTGGGGGTTCCTACCttggagctcctgctcctgcctggggctcctgccctggagctcttGCCCCTGTctggagctcctgctcctgccctggagctcctggtgctgcctggggctcctgccctggagctcctggtgctgcctggggctcctgccttggagctcctgctcctgcctggggctcctgccctggagctcctgctcctgcctgggatTCCTGCCttggagctcctgctcctgccttggagctcctgcccctgcctggggctcctgccttggagctcctgcccctgcctggggctcctgccttggagctcctgctcctgccttggagctcctgcccctgtctggagctcctgccctggagctcttGCCCCTGTctggagctcctgctcctgccctggagctcttgctcctgcctggggctcctgccctggagctcctgctcctgcctggggctcctgccctggagctcttGCCCCTGTctggagctcctgctcctgtctggagctcctgctcctgccctggagctcctggtgctgcctggggctcctgccttggagctcctgctcctgcctggggctcctgccctggagctcctgctcctgcctggggctcctgccctggagctcttGCCCCTGTctggagctcctgctcctgtctggagctcctgctcctgccctggagctcctggtgctgcctggggctcctgccttggagctcctgctcctgcctggggctcctgccttggagctcctgctcctgcctggggctcctgccctggagctcttGCCCCTGTctggagctcctgctcctgtctggagctcctgctcctgccctggagctcctggtgctgcctggggctcctgccttggagctcctgctcctgcctggggctcctgccctggagctcctgctcctgcctggggctcctgccttggagctcctgctcctgtctggagctcctgctcctgccttggagctcctggtgctgcctggggctcctgccctggagctcctggtgctgcctggggctcctgccttggagctcctgctcctgtctggggctcctgcttctgccctggagctcctgctcctgcctggggctcctgccctggagctcctGGTCCTGCCTTggagctcctgccctggagctcctccccctgccctggagcttgagctcctgcctcctccttgtCCCCATCGGAGCATTTCCTTCCCTCCCGCTGGGCTTTGGAACCTTTATTCACCGCACacgaaggagggagggggaagtgcCCGGCCCGGGGGCACCGCTGCCAGCCGCGGGTCCAGGCGGGCTcggggggctggagggcagctgggggcagggccaggctcagggggcagggccaggctcagggggcagggctgctgaccAGCAGGCTGTTGTGGCAGGCCACTGCTATGCCCCCGATGAGGTTGAGGAACTCCTGGAAGTCCAGCTGCCCGTCGCTGTTCAGGTCCAGCTTCTTCATCATCCTGTCCACCACAGCTGGGTCCTTCTGGTtctgggggagagggaaagaccACAGAggtcctctgctgtgaggccaagctgggggagttcagcctggagaggaagagaaggctccaaggggagaccttctggagagctcccagggctgagcagagagctggggacagagggtggagcagggcaggagcaggggagatggtttggaagtgccagaggggagctggggggtgaggggctgagccctggggctggtgcccagcagcccaggggcagggaggggattgtgcccccctggagctctgctgagagccctgcagggctgggggcagctctggaggcctcagcacaggcagggccctgggggagaggggcagaggaggccacagcagggctgggggcagggctggaagctctctgctgggaggctccaggctggcagagttcagcctggaggagagaaggctgcaggggagacctcctggagagctcccagggctgagcagagctggggacagaggttggagcagggcaggcccaggggagatggtttggaagtgccagaggggagagggagagggcagaggaggagcaattggtgctgctgaggctgggcagagcctggcccaggctgcccagggggggttgggagctgcccccagggctgtccccagcccagctcagcttggggctatccctgggtgagctctgggggtctccaagcccaacctgtccaTGATGCTCTGACTCTGGTGGCACTGAGCTCCtccactcccccaccccagggtgctgagggggGCACAGCCTCGAAGTGCTGCCCCGTGGGAGGCGactttggagctggagctggctcaCCTTGGTGAAAGCAGCCAGCTCAGTGTTCATGAAGGCCAGGAACTCCCTCTTGGACAGGGTGCAGCTGTTCCCATCCCTCCCTGCGTAGCGCTGGAAGACGGCCAGGAGGGACTCGATGCAGCGCTCGGTCTcggtgggctgcagggagcaaaggcagcagctgcggagccctgcagggggcgCTGGCCCCGGCcgagggagagcctggccccggGGTGAGGGAGAGCCTAGGGCTGGGtgagggagagcctggccccggggtgaggaagagcctggccccggggtgagggagagcctggccccagggtgagggagagcctggccccggGGTGAGGGAGAGCCTAGGGCTGggtgaggaagagcctggccccgaggtgagggagagcccagggctgggtgagggagagcctggccccggGGTGAGGGAGAGCCTAGGGCTGGGtgagggagagcctggccccggGGTGAGGGAGAGCCTAGGGCTGGGtgagggagagcctggccccgaggtgagggagagcctggccccggGGTGAAgactctgcccctgcctgaccatcctgcccctggctgaagaaaagtctgcccctgcctgcccaccctggctctgcccaccctgcccctgcctgcccaccctggctctgcccaccctgcccctgcctgcccaccctggctctgcccaccctgcccctggctgcccaccttggctctgcccaccctgcccctgcctgctcaccctggctctgcccaccctgcccctggctgctcaccctggctctgcccaccctgcccctgcctgcccaccttggctctgcccaccctgcccctgcctgcccaccctggctctgcccaccctgcccctgcctgcccaccttggctctgcccaccctgcccctgcctgctcaccctggctctgcccaccctcccctgcctgctcacccttcccaccctgcccctgcccaccctgcccctgcccaccctgccccttcccccaccccccagtctctgcaggagggttgggctgctgggggcctccTGCCCCCGGAGTCTGCCCTGCCCAACCTGTCGAGCTGCATttttccctgccctgtgcctcttcccctgcctcggcagggcagggctgggctgcaggcagccgcccaaggagggctggggagcggCCGACGGAAAATGCCCCCCGGGGAGCTTTGGGCTCCCGCGGCGGAGTCTCCTGCGccgcagcagcctgctgcctgggtCCCTGCCTTCCTGGCAGGAGAagtcctttcccctcccccttttcctccccttgccctgcccGGACGGAGCAGAAACTCTGAGTCAGGAGGGAAAAATGcggagctggctgctcccaggcagctggggctggcccggggtggggggaaagggggagagggctggggggtgggggggatgtgAGGCTCCTtcaggacagggtttagtggccacggtGGTCTCGGCTGGCCGCTGGGTgccgatgatctcagaggtcctttccagcccaacccattctgagcttccttcccctgcccacagctgggaggagtcttcctctccctgcccgGCCTCGGCCTCCGGAGGCCTCCTGGCcacatcctgccctgccccaggctcgcTGCAGCCCGGCTGGATGCGACAGGAGCTGCTCCTCGCCGGGAGGGGGTCCTTGgtaccccctgccctgctgctgggggggatgggggctgGGTGAGAACAGAGCTGCGGCCCtgagtctggggggggggggggtggaaaggagGGGTGGGGATGGTAGAGAACGACACAAATGGCTGCCCCTGGTCCCCTGCATCTGCAGggagcctctgcccctgcccaggccccCTCCCCGCTGCAGATTCAGCTCCAATTCCTGTGCCACAGGgcggctcagcagcagctcttggggcAGAAgatcctctgcctcctgtgccccccctgccccttctcctccctctcttgccccttctcctcccccccttgcCCCTTCTTCTGCCCCCtttgccccttctcctcccccccttgcCCCTTCTTCTGCCCCCtttgccccttctccttcctctcttgccccttctcctccctctcttgccacttctcctcccccccttgccccttctccttcctcccttgccccttctccttcctctcttgccccttctcttccccttgcccctttcttctcccctccttgccccttctccttcctctcttgccccttctcctccccttcttgcCCCTTTCTTCTCACCCCtttgcctcttctccttcctctcttgccccttcttgtccttctcttgccccttcttctgcccccctgccccttcccctcctcccccttgccccttctccttcctctcttgctcctgtcttgccccttctctccccc
It contains:
- the LOC104297486 gene encoding protein S100-A11 gives rise to the protein CSLQPTETERCIESLLAVFQRYAGRDGNSCTLSKREFLAFMNTELAAFTKNQKDPAVVDRMMKKLDLNSDGQLDFQEFLNLIGGIAVACHNSLLVSSPAP